The Rattus rattus isolate New Zealand chromosome 1, Rrattus_CSIRO_v1, whole genome shotgun sequence genome includes a region encoding these proteins:
- the Dnajc22 gene encoding dnaJ homolog subfamily C member 22 translates to MAKGLLMTYALWAFGGPVGLHHLYLGRDSHALLWMLTLGGGGLGWLWEFWKLPSFVAQANGVQSWTQRPEEERPPLSLLRFASQMVVGVYFGLVALISLSSTANFYIVGLPLAVGLGVLLVAAVGNQTSDFKNTLGAAFLTSPVFYGRPIAILPISLAASITAQKHRRYKVSAVSETLSVRLYRVGLAYLAFTGPLAYSTLYNTAATINYAAETLGSFLSWFNFFPLLGRLVESVLLLPCRIWWLLVGAPGFNSSQFQEWEKLYEFVDSFQDEKRQLAHKVLGIAEGATNEEIHRSYRELVKVWHPDHNRHQTEEAQRHFLEIQAAYEVLSQPKKPKASWR, encoded by the exons ATGGCCAAAGGGCTCCTGATGACCTATGCCCTTTGGGCTTTTGGGGGCCCTGTTGGACTACACCACCTGTATCTGGGAAGGGACAGCCATGCCCTGCTCTGGATGCTCACCCTGGGAGGTGGTGGGTTGGGCTGGCTCTGGGAATTCTGGAAGCTTCCAAGCTTTGTGGCTCAAGCCAACGGAGTCCAGAGCtggacacagaggccagaagaggagagaCCCCCTCTGAGTCTCCTTCGCTTTGCTTCCCAGATGGTAGTAGGTGTCTATTTTGGTCTCGTGGCTCTGATCAGCCTTTCTTCCACAGCCAACTTCTATATAGTGGGCCTCCCACTGGCTGTTGGCTTAGGGGTCTTGCTGGTAGCTGCTGTTGGTAACCAGACCTCAGACTTTAAGAACACCTTAGGAGCAGCCTTCCTCACTTCCCCTGTGTTCTATGGCCGCCCCATAGCCATCCTGCCCATCAGTTTGGCTGCCAGCATTACAGCCCAGAAGCATCGCCGATACAAAGTTTCAGCAGTATCAGAGACACTTAGTGTCCGCCTCTACCGTGTGGGCTTAGCTTACCTGGCCTTCACAGGCCCACTGGCCTACAGTACCCTGTACAATACAGCTGCCACCATTAACTACGCGGCAGAAACCCTTGGTTCTTTCTTGAGTTGGTTCAACTTTTTCCCACTTCTCGGTCGTCTCGTGGAGTCTGTCTTGCTTCTGCCTTGCCGGATCTGGTGGCTACTGGTTGGGGCTCCTGGCTTCAATAGCAGCCAGTTCCAGGAATGGGAAAAGCTCTATGAATTTGTTGACAGTTTTCAGGATGAGAAACGTCAGCTGGCTCACAAG GTTCTGGGCATTGCAGAAGGAGCCACCAATGAAGAAATACATCGGAGTTACCGAGAGCTGGTGAAGGTCTGGCACCCAGACCACAATCGGCACCAGACAGAGGAGGCCCAGAGGCACTTCCTGGAGATCCAGGCTGCCTATGAAGTCTTGAGTCAGCCCAAGAAGCCCAAAGCATCCTGGAGGTGA
- the C1ql4 gene encoding complement C1q-like protein 4, producing MVLLLLVAIPLLVHSSRGPTHYEMLGRCRMVCDPHASRGQGSDGAPSSVPPFPPGAKGEVGRRGKAGLRGPPGPPGPRGPPGEPGRPGPPGPPGPGPGGAAPPAGYVPRIAFYAGLRRPHEGYEVLRFDDVVTNVGNAYEAASGKFTCPMPGVYFFAYHVLMRGGDGTSMWADLMKNGQVRASAIAQDADQNYDYASNSVILHLDVGDEVFIKLDGGKVHGGNTNKYSTFSGFIIYPD from the exons atggtgctgctgctgctggtagcCATCCCGCTACTGGTGCACAGCTCTCGCGGACCAACACACTATGAGATGCTAGGTCGCTGTCGCATGGTGTGTGACCCCCACGCATCCCGAGGCCAAGGCTCCGACGGCGCGCCCTCCTCGgtgcctcccttccctccaggtGCCAAGGGAGAGGTAGGGCGGCGAGGGAAGGCGGGCCTGCGGGGACCCCCAGGACCCCCAGGTCCCAGAGGGCCCCCTGGAGAGCCAGGCAGACCAGGTCCTCCAGGTCCTCCTGGCCCAGGCCCTGGAGGGGCAGCGCCCCCTGCCGGCTATGTACCCCGAATTGCCTTCTATGCGGGCCTAAGGCGGCCTCATGAGGGTTATGAAGTGTTGCGCTTTGACGACGTGGTGACCAACGTGGGCAACGCTTACGAGGCAGCCAGTGGCAAGTTCACCTGTCCCATGCCAGGCGTCTACTTCTTCGCTTACCATGTGCTCATGCGCGGTGGTGACGGTACCAGCATGTGGGCCGATCTGATGAAGAACGGACAG GTCCGTGCCAGCGCCATTGCTCAGGATGCAGATCAGAACTATGACTATGCCAGCAACAGCGTCATTCTGCACCTAGATGTGGGTGATGAGGTCTTTATCAAGCTGGACGGTGGGAAGGTGCATGGCGGCAACACCAACAAGTACAGCACCTTCTCGGGATTCATCATCTATCCGGACTGA